The sequence below is a genomic window from Thiomonas intermedia.
GCGACGCACGGGTGCTGCTGCCTGGCTTTCCCGCCATCCGCGACGGCCTGCGCGATGGTCAGCCCATTGGCCAGTTCAGCCTGCCCTGGGGCGAAACGGTTCGCGTGCTGCGTGGCACGCTCCCGGCCGTGCCCGGCGCTGAGGGCAGCCCGGTACATGCCTATGTGCTCGATGCCCCGGGTTTGTACGACCGCCCCGGCAACCCCTACGAAGACGCGCAGCGCCGCCCCTATGCCGACAATCACCGCCGCTTCGCCGCCCTGGGTTGGGGCGCAGCCCATCTGGCCCGCGGCCTCGATGCGGCCTGGACGCCCGAGCTCGTGCACGGGCACGACTGGCACGCCGGGCTGGCCGCCGCCTGTCTGAAGTTCACCGCGGGGCGGCCTGTTCCCGTCGTGTTCACGGTGCACAACCTCGCGTATCAAGGCCTGTTTTCGGCCGATGTGCTCGGTGAACTCGGCCTTCCCGTTTCGGCGTTTCAGGTCGAAGGACTGGAGTTTCACGGCCAGATCTCGTACATGAAGGCCGGGCTGTATTACGCCGACCGGATCACCACGGTCAGCCCGACCTACGCCCGCGAAATCCAGACTCCCGAGCAAGGTTTCGGGCTCGACGGGCTGCTTCGTGCGCGGCGCAACGAGCTCGGCGGCATTCTCAACGCGGTCGACGCGGCGGTCTGGAACCCCGCCACCGATGCGCTGATCACGCGCCATTACGCCGCCGATCAGCCCGCGGGCAAGTCTCGCTGCAAGGCCGCGCTGCAGGAGGAAGCCGGTCTGGCGGTGCGCAAGGGTGCGCCGCTGTTCACCGTGGTCAGCCGCCTGGCCGAGCAGAAAGGCCTCAACCTGGTGCTCGCCGGCATCGACTCCCTGGTGCAAGGCGGAGGACAGTTGCTGGTTCTGGGCAGCGGCGATCACGCCCTGGAGTCGGCCTTTGCCCACGCGGCCCAACGCCACGCGGGCAGCGTTGCCCTGCGTGTCGGTTACGACGAGGCTTTCGCCCATCGCATTTTCGCCGGCAGCGACGTGACGCTGGTGCCGTCGCGCTTCGAGCCCTGTGGCCTGACGCAAATGTATGGCCTGCTCTACGGCAGCCTGCCGCTAGTGCGCGCCGTGGGCGGCCTGGCCGACACGGTGGTCGATGCCGATCTCGCCACCCTCGACGATGGGACGGCAACGGGCATCGTTTTTGCTAGCTTTTCGGAGGCGGATTACCGCCACGCGGTCCGTCGCGCACTGGCCCTGTATCGCCAGCCGCGCGCCTGGGCCCGGGTGCGGCAAACCGGCATGCAACAAGACTTCAGCTGGACGCAAGCGGCCCGGCATTACCGCGCGGTGTATCTAGCTGCCCTCCAGATTCCTTCTCGCGCATCCTCATGACACCTGAGCCCAAACCGCCCCTTCCCGAAGCCGCCTCGGTTCCCTTCGTCCACGACACGCCGCCTCACGATGTGGGCGCGCTCAAGCGAGCGATCTCCAACAAGCTGATGTTCCAGATCGGCAAAGACCCGAGCTCGGCGCAGCCCATCGACTGGCTGCATGCGGCCTCCTATGCCGTGCGCGACCTGATGGTGGAGCGTTGGTTCAACACCACCCATACCCGCAACACGAAGGACGCCAAGCAGGTCTATTACCTGTCGATGGAATTTCTCATCGGCCGCACCTTCACCAACGCCCTCATCGCGCTGGAGCTGACCGCGCCGCTGCACGCGGCGCTGAGCGATCTGGGCGTCGACATGAACGCCATCGCCGATCTCGAACCCGATGCAGCCCTGGGCAACGGCGGCCTGGGCCGCCTGGCCGCCTGTTTTCTCGACAGCATGGCCACGCTGGGCATTCCCGGCTACGGCTACGGCATCCGCTACGACTACGGCATGTTCCGCCAGACCATCGTCGACGGGAGGCAGGTCGAGGTACCCGACTATTGGCTCACCTCGGGCAACCCCTGGGAATTTCCGCGGCCCGAAGTGGTGTACCGGGTGCAGTTCGGCGGCCACGTCATCAAGGAGGGCGACCGCGCCCGCTGGGTGGATACGCACGATGTCGAGGCCATGGCCTACGACACCATCATTCCCGGCTACGACACCCAGACCATCAACACCCTGCGACTCTGGTCGGCCAAGGCCACCAAGGAGATCGATCTGGGCGCCTTCAACCGTGGCGACTACTTCGGCGCAGTCGAACAGAAGAACCACTCCGAAAACGTGTCGCGCGTGCTCTACCCCGACGACTCGACCGACGCCGGACGCGAGCTTCGGCTGCACCAGGAGTATTTTTTCTGCAGCGCCAGCGTGCAGGATCTCATGCGCCGCTACCTGCAGACGCACACCACCTTCGACCAGTTCGCCGACAAGGTGTCCATCCACCTCAACGACACCCACCCGGTGCTCGCCGTACCCGAGTTGATGCGCCTGTTCCTCGACGTGCATCACCTGCCCTTCAACGACGCCTGGCGCATCTGCCAGGGCGTGTTTTCCTACACCAATCACACGCTGATGTCGGAGGCGCTCGAAACCTGGCCCATCGACATGCTGGGCCGCGTGCTGCCGCGCCATCTGCAGATCATCCTCGACATCAACGCCTATTTCCTCAGCCGGCTCACGCAGAAGCACGGGCATGACGTCAACCTGATGCGGCACGTCTCGCTGGTCAACGAATCGGGCACGCGCTCCATCCGCATGGCCTACCTCGCCGTGCTGGCCAGCCACTCGGTCAACGGCGTCTCGGCGCTGCACTCCGAACTCATGCAGCAGTCCATCTTCGCCGACTTCGCCCGCATCTGGCCTACCCGCTTCAACAACAAGACCAACGGCATCACCCAGCGCCGCTGGCTCGCGCTGGCCAACCCGCCGCTGGCCGCCCTGCTCGACAAGACCATCGGCACGCACTGGCGCCGCGATCTGTCCGACCTGGCCAAGCTGCGCCCGCTGCTGGGCAGCTCGGACCTCATCAAAGAGTTCCAGCGTGCCAAGCGCAGCAACAAGGTGCGTTTCGCCGCCTGGCTGAAGACACACCACGACATGAGCATTCCGGTCGATGCGCTCTACGACGTGCAGGTCAAGCGCATCCATGAATACAAGCGTCAGCTGCTCAACGTGCTGCACGTCATCACGCGCTACCTGCGCATCCTCGAGCAGCCGGGCAGCGTCACGGTGCCACGCGTGATCATTTTTTCGGGCAAGGCAGCCTCGGCCTATCACGTGGCCAAGCTCATCATCCAGCTCATCAACGATGTCGCCAGGACGGTCAACCACGATGACCGCGTGGGCGATCTGCTCAAGGTCGTGTTCGTGCCCAATTACAGCGTGAGCGCGGCCGAGGTGATCATTCCCGCGGCCGATCTTTCCGAACAGATTTCCACCGCGGGCACCGAGGCCTCGGGCACGGGCAATATGAAGCTGGCCGTCAACGGCGCCCTCACCATCGGCACGCTCGATGGCGCCAATGTCGAGATCCAGGAGAACGTCGGCGCCGACAACATCTTCATCTTCGGCCTCACCGCGGGTGAAGTCACCGATCTGCGCATGACCGGCTATCAGCCCCACACGATCGCCAGCGCCAACCCCGAACTGTCGCGCGTGCTCGAAACCCTGCGCGATGGCCGCTTCAGCCCCGAAGACCCGCACCGCTACCAGAGCCTCTACGACCTGCTTGTGAACTGGGGTGACCACTACATGCTGCTGGCCGACTATGCCAGCTACATCGCCGCGCAAGGCAAGGTCGATGCGCTGTACCGCAAGCCCGACGAATGGACGAAACGGGCGCTGACCAATGTCGCCGGCATGGGGCCGTTCTCCTCTGACCGCACCATCGCCGAATATGCCGAGCAGATCTGGCATGCCAGGCCCTTGCTAAGCTGATCGCCGTCATCGCCCTCCCCTTTCTGCGCCCTACCGTCATGCCCATCCCCAAGACCATCGATACCGCAGGCCTGCGGCTGGAGTTCACCCGTCACGGCGAACAGGCGCTCGCCACCGCGCTCAAGACCCTCGAAGCCTTGCCCCACAAGGCCGAAGATCTGGTGAGCAAGACGGTGCTCAACGGCAGCGAAAACCGGCCCGCCTGGCACGTGCTGTCGCGACTGGGCGCCAAGGGGCGCGACGCCGCCTCACAAGCGGCGGCCGAATTTCTGCATGCCGAGTTCGCCCGCATGGCCGACTGGGTGGACCGCCTGGTGGAGGACGCAGGCCCCGAGGGGCTGGACATCATCCACCTCGGCGCC
It includes:
- the glgA gene encoding glycogen synthase GlgA, with the protein product MRLLQVSAEIYPLLKTGGLADIAGALPAALATAGCDARVLLPGFPAIRDGLRDGQPIGQFSLPWGETVRVLRGTLPAVPGAEGSPVHAYVLDAPGLYDRPGNPYEDAQRRPYADNHRRFAALGWGAAHLARGLDAAWTPELVHGHDWHAGLAAACLKFTAGRPVPVVFTVHNLAYQGLFSADVLGELGLPVSAFQVEGLEFHGQISYMKAGLYYADRITTVSPTYAREIQTPEQGFGLDGLLRARRNELGGILNAVDAAVWNPATDALITRHYAADQPAGKSRCKAALQEEAGLAVRKGAPLFTVVSRLAEQKGLNLVLAGIDSLVQGGGQLLVLGSGDHALESAFAHAAQRHAGSVALRVGYDEAFAHRIFAGSDVTLVPSRFEPCGLTQMYGLLYGSLPLVRAVGGLADTVVDADLATLDDGTATGIVFASFSEADYRHAVRRALALYRQPRAWARVRQTGMQQDFSWTQAARHYRAVYLAALQIPSRASS
- a CDS encoding glycogen/starch/alpha-glucan phosphorylase, which translates into the protein MTPEPKPPLPEAASVPFVHDTPPHDVGALKRAISNKLMFQIGKDPSSAQPIDWLHAASYAVRDLMVERWFNTTHTRNTKDAKQVYYLSMEFLIGRTFTNALIALELTAPLHAALSDLGVDMNAIADLEPDAALGNGGLGRLAACFLDSMATLGIPGYGYGIRYDYGMFRQTIVDGRQVEVPDYWLTSGNPWEFPRPEVVYRVQFGGHVIKEGDRARWVDTHDVEAMAYDTIIPGYDTQTINTLRLWSAKATKEIDLGAFNRGDYFGAVEQKNHSENVSRVLYPDDSTDAGRELRLHQEYFFCSASVQDLMRRYLQTHTTFDQFADKVSIHLNDTHPVLAVPELMRLFLDVHHLPFNDAWRICQGVFSYTNHTLMSEALETWPIDMLGRVLPRHLQIILDINAYFLSRLTQKHGHDVNLMRHVSLVNESGTRSIRMAYLAVLASHSVNGVSALHSELMQQSIFADFARIWPTRFNNKTNGITQRRWLALANPPLAALLDKTIGTHWRRDLSDLAKLRPLLGSSDLIKEFQRAKRSNKVRFAAWLKTHHDMSIPVDALYDVQVKRIHEYKRQLLNVLHVITRYLRILEQPGSVTVPRVIIFSGKAASAYHVAKLIIQLINDVARTVNHDDRVGDLLKVVFVPNYSVSAAEVIIPAADLSEQISTAGTEASGTGNMKLAVNGALTIGTLDGANVEIQENVGADNIFIFGLTAGEVTDLRMTGYQPHTIASANPELSRVLETLRDGRFSPEDPHRYQSLYDLLVNWGDHYMLLADYASYIAAQGKVDALYRKPDEWTKRALTNVAGMGPFSSDRTIAEYAEQIWHARPLLS